The Streptomyces avermitilis MA-4680 = NBRC 14893 genome contains a region encoding:
- the rpsR gene encoding 30S ribosomal protein S18, whose amino-acid sequence MPRKPVRKVASTPRPNPLDQNGITYIDYKDTDLLRKFLSDRGKIRSRRVTRVTAQQQRLLARAVKNAREMALLPYSSR is encoded by the coding sequence ATGCCCCGCAAGCCCGTCCGCAAGGTCGCGTCCACGCCGCGGCCGAACCCCCTGGACCAGAACGGCATCACCTACATCGACTACAAGGACACCGATCTGCTGCGGAAGTTCCTCTCCGACCGAGGCAAGATCCGCAGCCGCCGGGTCACCCGCGTGACGGCCCAGCAGCAGCGGCTGCTGGCGAGGGCCGTCAAGAACGCGCGGGAGATGGCGCTGCTGCCGTACTCCAGCCGCTGA
- a CDS encoding DUF397 domain-containing protein, whose amino-acid sequence MDHDVYDVDDVYNGMAATRLHGAAWQKSRHSNSQGSCVEFARLPGGEVAVRNSRFPDGPALVYTRAEIEAMLLGIKDGEFDHLIVGG is encoded by the coding sequence GTGGACCACGACGTGTACGACGTGGATGACGTGTACAACGGCATGGCTGCGACGAGGCTGCACGGGGCGGCCTGGCAGAAGAGCAGGCACAGCAACTCGCAGGGGTCCTGCGTGGAGTTCGCCCGGCTGCCCGGGGGTGAGGTGGCGGTGCGGAATTCGCGGTTCCCCGACGGGCCGGCGCTCGTCTACACCCGTGCCGAGATAGAGGCCATGCTCCTCGGCATCAAGGACGGCGAGTTCGATCACCTGATCGTCGGCGGCTGA
- a CDS encoding SRPBCC family protein produces the protein MRVLAFSARRTPRVRRADADPARPADWTITWTLEQEGRGTRLFLVHEGFDPDDPARLMARKIMDGGWRSHVVRAPGKALERLVKQP, from the coding sequence GTGCGGGTTCTCGCGTTCTCGGCCCGGCGGACGCCGCGCGTCCGCCGGGCCGACGCCGACCCCGCCCGTCCCGCGGACTGGACCATTACGTGGACACTGGAACAGGAAGGCCGCGGTACGCGTCTGTTCCTAGTACATGAGGGATTCGATCCGGACGACCCGGCACGGCTGATGGCGCGGAAAATCATGGACGGGGGCTGGAGATCGCATGTGGTGCGAGCTCCGGGGAAAGCGCTTGAGCGACTGGTCAAGCAACCGTAA